Proteins encoded in a region of the Triticum dicoccoides isolate Atlit2015 ecotype Zavitan chromosome 3A, WEW_v2.0, whole genome shotgun sequence genome:
- the LOC119271399 gene encoding uncharacterized protein LOC119271399: MDAAEIAEKVRALEAALAAKASRISDLEARVSLLEAENTRFRKAAPNVQAMDHSGDQGPTFGRLDEGFGGNKQNSAGGHPVNGSTEVSDRGPEGMAVGVAIRSSAEESLLAVPAPWERTVPPVIGESGGEDEIEDADVGLEDDDVPIMPRGNKRKAMIASDSDDEDWNDKDGKVQEGLGVTPGGKRLLSGLSDDEDDAEDVCVVRPEHVPCAAETGIEDEEDEDGDDRIVIREVVQTTKDERGSRDDGELGEEYVESEDDSAEASSMDGFIDDEDCSENYNEEPVEPEESDGDMNYKDVMDAIRRKRNANGKGWDYEAEMLSAFAEQDELCLKAVCALYRKQTEEEQSIKASMVHNGQGFSQMDAVRGSHIAEFLLDGDALGPPRKTVDDLEKYNKYALKFCQKIARHYSKQLFAIYQNKEDPYFP; this comes from the exons ATGGACGCCGCGGAGATCGCGGAGAAGGTCCGcgccctcgaggccgcgctcgccgccaaGGCCTCCCGCATCTCTGACCTGGAGGCTAGGGTCTCCCTCCTCGAAGCCGAGAACACGCGCTTCAGGAAGGCCGCGCCCAATGTACAGGCAATGGATCATTCAGGCGACCAGGGCCCAACCTTCGGCCGATTGGACGAGGGTTTCGGCGGAAACAAGCAAAACTCAGCGGGAGGCCATCCGGTAAATGGTTCTACAGAGGTCAGTGACCGCGGGCCAGAGGGGATGGCTGTTGGCGTCGCCATTAGGAGTAGCGCGGAGGAGAGCCTTCTTGCTGTCCCGGCTCCTTGGGAGCGCACAGTGCCGCCGGTGATTGGCGAGAGCGGCGGCGAAGACGAGATCGAGGATGCTGATGTGGGTCTTGAAGACGATGATGTTCCGATTATGCCACGAGGCAACAAGCGTAAAGCGATGATTGCCAGCGatagcgacgacgaggactggAATGACAAGGATGGTAAAGTGCAGGAGGGGTTGGGTGTTACACCCGGTGGAAAGCGTTTGTTAAGTGGACTcagtgatgatgaagatgatgctgaggATGTTTGTGTGGTTAGGCCAGAGCATGTGCCATGTGCAGCTGAGACAGGGATTGAagatgaggaggacgaggacggggaTGATAGAATCGTCATTCGTGAAGTGGTTCAGACGACGAAGGACGAGAGGGGCAGTAGAGATGATGGTGAATTGGGTGAAGAGTATGTGGAGAGTGAGGATGATTCAGCAGAAGCCAGTAGTATGGATGGATTTATAGATGATGAGGATTGTTCAGAAAATTATAATGAAGAGCCTGTTGAGCCAGAAGAGTCTGACGGTGACATGAACTATAAAGATGTTATGGATGCGATACGTCGCAAAAGGAATGCTAATGGTAAGGGGTGGGACTACGAGGCAGAGATGCTCTCAGCATTTGCTGAACAGGATGAACTTTGCTTGAAAGCCGTATGCGCTCTCTACCGAAAGCAAACTGAGGAAGAACAGTCAATAAAAGCCAGCATGGTGCATAACGGACAAGGATTTAGCCAGATGGATGCTGTTAG GGGATCTCACATAGCAGAGTTTCTTCTGGATGGTGATGCTCTTGGACCACCTAGGAAAACTGTCGATGATTTGGAAAAATACAACAAATATGCTCTCAAGTTCTGTCAGAAGATCGCTAGGCATTACTCAAAACAGCTTTTTGCGATATATCAGAACAAGGAGGACCCCTACTTTCCCTGA